A stretch of the Papaver somniferum cultivar HN1 chromosome 6, ASM357369v1, whole genome shotgun sequence genome encodes the following:
- the LOC113288900 gene encoding ferredoxin--NADP reductase, leaf isozyme, chloroplastic-like: MATSLTAAVSLPSSKSSSSSTSALSSRTSSIFSDRISFPKNSAYTGGISISNNAVTITSQVTTTEAAPVKVEKISKKDDEGIVVNKFKPKNPYIGRCLLNTKITGDDAPGETWHMVFTTEGEVPYREGQSIGIIPEGVDKNGKPHKLRLYSIASSAIGDFGDSKTVSLCVKRLVYTNDQGEEVKGVCSNFLCDLKPGSEVTITGPIGKEMLMPKDPNATIIMLGTGTGIAPFRSFLWKMFFEKHENYKFNGLAWLFLGVPTSSSLLYKEEFELMKEKAPENFRLDFAVSREQTNDKGEKMYIQTRMAQYAEELWELLKKDNTFVYMCGLKGMEKGIDDIMVSLAAKDGIDWLEYKRTLKKAEQWNVEVY; this comes from the exons ATGGCAACTTCACTCACTGCTGCAGTTTCTCTTCCATCATCtaagtcatcatcatcatcaacatctgcACTTTCATCAAGAACATCATCTATCTTTTCAGATAGGATCAGCTTCCCCAAG AACTCTGCTTACACTGGTGGTATCTCTATTTCTAACAATGCTGTTACCATAACATCTCAAGTTACTACTACTGAAGCTGCTCCTGTAAAGGTAGAAAAGATCTCCAAGAAGGATGATGAAGGAATTGTTGTTAACAAATTCAAACCAAAGAATCCTTATATTGGTAGATGCCTTCTTAACACTAAGATTACTGGTGATGATGCCCCTGGAGAAACATGGCATATGGTTTTCACCACTGAGG GTGAAGTTCCTTACAGAGAAGGACAATCCATTGGGATTATTCCTGAGGGAGTTGACAAGAATGGGAAGCCACATAAACTCAGGTTGTACTCAATTGCTAGCAGTGCTATTGGTGATTTTGGAGACTCCAAAACT GTTTCACTGTGTGTGAAGCGACTAGTTTACACCAACGATCAAGGTGAAGAAGTTAAGGGAGTTTGTTCAAATTTCCTAT GTGACTTGAAACCTGGATCTGAAGTGACGATCACAGGGCCAATTGGAAAAGAAATGCTTATGCCTAAAGATCCAAATGCCACAATCATAATG CTTGGAACTGGGACTGGAATTGCTCCTTTCCGTTCCTTCTTGTGGAAAATGTTCTTTGAGAAACACGAAAACTATAAG TTTAACGGGTTGGCATGGCTCTTTTTGGGTGTTCCCACGAGTAGCTCATTGCTGTACAAGGAG GAATTTGAGCTGATGAAGGAGAAAGCACCTGAAAACTTCAGGCTCGACTTCGCAGTGAGCAGAGAACAAACAAATGACAAGGGAGAGAAGATGTACATACAAACTCGAATGGCTCAATACGCAGAGGAGCTATGGGAATTACTCAAGAAAGACAACACTTTCGTTTACATGTGCGGGTTGAAAGGAATGGAGAAAGGAATTGATGACATTATGGTTTCTCTAGCGGCTAAAGACG GTATTGATTGGCTTGAATACAAAAGAACATTGAAGAAGGCAGAACAATGGAATGTTGAAGTTTATTAG
- the LOC113288899 gene encoding metal-nicotianamine transporter YSL3-like: MDQELRDRNNGTEIEEFEESDCKPQLEEFSRKIPHWRSQLTVRGLVASIIIGTIYTVIALKLSLTVGITPNLNVSAALVSYVFIKGWTKLLDKVGFNSTPFTKQENTLIQTCVVSCYGLVSSGGFGSFVLGLSKKIYELAGVDTPGNSRGSYKDPGIGWMTGFVFTTSFIGLLSLVPLRKIMIIDYKLPYPTGIATAVLINGFHTPKADKTSKKQIRGFAKFFLFSFIWGFFQWFYTGGAACGFVQFPTFGLQAWKNSFFFDFSMTYVGAGMICSHIVNLSTLFGAILSWGVMWPLIRGLKGEWYPATISESSMKSLSGYKSFISVALILGDGLYNFLKVVYITSKSIKRTVKVNSEVNDPSAKSLEDLQRDEIFMRDSIPIWVACVGYILLSVVSVIAIPLMFPQLKWYYVIVCYVLAPFLGFCNAYGAGLTDINMAYNYAKVALFVLAALSGRENGVVAGLVGAGLIKAIVSISSDLMQDLKTGHLTHTSTRSMVISQAAGTVIGCIVTPLCFFLYWKAFDIGNPAGEYKAPFALVFRNMGILGVQGFSALPSHCLQLCYGFFAFAFLANLVRDLSPSKIGKWVPIPMAMTVPFLVGASFAIDMCIGSLIVYVYEKLEKKKAALMIHVIASGLMCGEGLWMLPSAILGLAKVKPPVCMKFVSS, from the exons ATGGATCAGGAGCTGAGAGACAGGAATAACGGAACCGAAATAGAAGAATTCGAAGAGTCCGACTGCAAACCACAATTAGAAGAGTTTTCGAGGAAAATTCCACACTGGAGGAGCCAACTAACAGTGAGAGGATTAGTTGCAAGTATCATTATCGGGACAATTTACACTGTGATAGCACTGAAGCTCAGTCTCACAGTAGGAATTACTCCTAATCTTAATGTTTCTGCTGCTCTTGTATCATATGTTTTCATCAAGGGGTGGACTAAGCTACTTGATAAAGTTGGTTTTAATTCTACTCCATTTACAAAGCAAGAAAATACATTAATTCAAACTTGTGTTGTTTCTTGTTATGGTCTTGTTAGTTCAG GAGGATTTGGATCTTTTGTATTGGGGTTGAGTAAGAAAATATACGAGCTAGCAGGGGTTGATACTCCAGGAAACAGCCGAGGGAGTTATAAGGATCCAGGAATTGGATGGATGACCGGTTTTGTTTTTACTACAAGCTTTATTGGCCTTTTATCTTTGGTTCCTCTTCGAAAG ATCATGATAATCGACTACAAGCTACCTTATCCAACTGGCATTGCAACGGCGGTTCTCATAAATGGATTCCACACGCCTAAAGCAGATAAGACGTCTAA GAAGCAAATTCGAGGATTTGCAAAGTTCTTTTTATTTAGTTTTATCTGGGGTTTCTTCCAATGGTTCTACACTGGTGGAGCCGCATGCGGATTCGTGCAATTTCCAACTTTTGGGTTACAAGCATGGAAGAATTC ttttttctttgatttcagCATGACTTATGTTGGAGCAGGGATGATTTGCTCACATATAGTTAACCTGTCTACTCTTTTTGGAGCCATTCTTTCATGGGGAGTGATGTGGCCACTGATACGCGGCCTAAAAGGAGAATGGTATCCAGCAACTATATCAGAAAGCAGCATGAagagcttaagtggttataag TCTTTTATCTCCGTTGCGCTCATTCTTGGAGACGGGCTTTATAATTTTCTCAAAGTTGTATACATTACCAGCAAGAGTATTAAACGCACAGTTAAAGTCAACAGCGAAG TTAATGATCCGTCAGCTAAATCTCTTGAAGATCTTCAGCGAGATGAGATCTTCATGAGGGACAGTATTCCCATATGGGTTGCATGTGTTGGATACATTCTTCTCTCCGTTGTTTCCGTCATTGCGATCCCACTCATGTTCCCCCAACTGAAATGGTATTACGTAATAGTATGCTACGTCCTTGCTCCGTTTCTAGGATTTTGTAACGCATATGGTGCAGGCTTAACTGACATAAACATGGCATACAACTATGCAAAAGTAGCTTTGTTTGTGCTAGCAGCACTATCGGGGAGAGAAAATGGAGTAGTTGCAGGGCTTGTAGGTGCTGGCCTCATAAAAGCAATTGTTTCTATCTCTTCTGATCTTATGCAAGATTTGAAAACCGGTCACCTGACACATACCTCCACTCGCTCAATGGTTATAAGCCAGGCCGCCGGAACAGTAATAGGTTGTATTGTAACTCCTCTATGCTTCTTTCTTTACTGGAAAGCCTTTGATATAGGAAACCCTGCTGGAGAATATAAAGCTCCATTTGCTTTAGTTTTCCGAAATATGGGAATTCTCGGAGTGCAAGGTTTCTCTGCATTGCCTAGCCATTGTTTGCAGCTCTGTTACGGGTTCTTTGCGTTTGCATTTCTGGCTAACTTGGTGAGAGACCTTTCTCCATCGAAGATCGGGAAGTGGGTTCCTATACCTATGGCTATGACGGTTCCATTTCTTGTCGGTGCAAGTTTTGCAATTGATATGTGCATTGGGAGCTTGATTGTGTATGTATACGAAAAACTTGAGAAAAAGAAAGCCGCTCTAATGATCCATGTTATTGCTTCTGGTTTAATGTGTGGAGAAGGATTATGGATGCTCCCTTCAGCAATCCTTGGTCTGGCTAAGGTGAAGCCTCCCGTTTGTATGAAATTTGTCTCATCTTAA